A part of bacterium genomic DNA contains:
- a CDS encoding T9SS type A sorting domain-containing protein, whose product MIKFIILTLFNINPSFNTNEILQQIAHCPIKEKKQIIIKDKSYKATFDEDGVILKATEKENNTEDALIPVYGKPEIRNGKVIYKGFYGEISFEGTDRGLRFEQSSPYPPISAYSNATPNLCFNSSKSGEFLVDTNIAFVPTVGGSQYRFKPSIAFDGTNYFVVWENKHYGTDYPRIYGARVSKSGVFLDSAGIAISSAPSWHPSVAFDGTNYFVVWNGDTSIYGARVSTSGIVLDSQAIAISPQGLEPSLIFGTTNYFAVWRYGSNIYGTRINPAGIVLDTTKIVITDAPSVKTSPFIAFDGANYFVVWEDNRNDPGKSTDIYGTFVSQDGTVSDTSGIPISTAQEDQRCPTVAFDGTNYLVVWGDLRVTGTCSDIYGVRMNTSGAILDSPEILISTAPNWQEEPFICFNNPYYLVAWFDFRSDTGDIYGARINTGGIVLDTQGIPLSTAPFTQLYPSIGTDSTNYFLVWRERIEDYEHIYGARVDTSGTVLDQGGNIISTTAYSQYSPSAAFDGINYFTVWEDYRNDLCPNIYGARISGNNTILDPQGIRISTASYSQRNPSVAFDGTNYFVVWEGKQYGTDYYHIYGTRVTPTGKVLDSLGISISDDSTWQTGTSVAFDGVNYLVVWGSWRGAANICGARVNPSGTVLDTEEIHISTLPDSFFYAWCILSPPSIAFNGTNYLVVYSIQDNWSASAVYANRVNPEGVALDSNAIHITPIRKQYVFNPKVSSDSANYFVVWEDYRSFYLDIYGTRVDNSGIVLDTGGLPISTASYNQRTPSINFDGTHYFVLWDDYRNECIDNPDIYGSRVNTSGKVVDSFAVSTQIGNQNTPSVVKGADNQLLITYSGFVPTINNRPANTMRIWGKFYSVVGTEEQSYKQAYSLNIFPNPVIRKTTINYQLANKTLISLKLYDLTGRCVKTLVNGEQIPGYYKAELNSKDYPTGIYFAKFKAGNYKETKKLILMK is encoded by the coding sequence AAATTTATTATATTAACTTTATTTAACATCAATCCTTCTTTCAATACAAACGAGATCCTACAACAAATTGCTCATTGCCCGATAAAAGAAAAAAAACAAATAATAATAAAAGACAAGTCTTATAAAGCAACCTTTGATGAGGATGGAGTTATCCTGAAAGCTACCGAAAAGGAAAATAATACAGAAGATGCTCTTATCCCTGTATATGGCAAACCTGAAATAAGAAACGGTAAAGTTATTTACAAAGGTTTCTACGGAGAAATCTCATTTGAAGGCACTGACAGGGGTCTCAGATTTGAACAATCTTCCCCTTATCCACCCATCTCTGCATACTCCAACGCTACTCCCAACCTCTGTTTCAACTCCTCCAAATCCGGCGAATTTCTTGTTGATACGAATATTGCTTTTGTGCCTACAGTTGGCGGAAGCCAATATAGATTTAAACCGTCTATTGCATTCGATGGTACAAATTATTTTGTAGTCTGGGAAAATAAACATTACGGCACTGATTATCCTCGCATTTACGGCGCAAGAGTAAGTAAATCCGGCGTATTTTTAGATTCCGCCGGTATAGCTATTTCATCCGCGCCATCCTGGCACCCTTCCGTAGCATTTGATGGTACAAATTACTTTGTAGTTTGGAATGGAGATACCAGTATTTATGGTGCCCGAGTAAGTACGTCCGGGATAGTTTTGGATTCACAAGCAATTGCTATTTCACCCCAGGGACTTGAACCTTCATTGATTTTTGGCACAACTAACTACTTTGCGGTGTGGAGATATGGAAGTAATATTTATGGCACAAGAATCAATCCTGCCGGCATAGTTTTAGATACAACAAAAATTGTCATAACAGATGCACCATCGGTAAAAACATCTCCCTTTATAGCCTTTGATGGCGCCAACTACTTTGTAGTCTGGGAAGACAACCGTAATGACCCCGGTAAGAGTACGGATATTTACGGTACGTTTGTAAGCCAGGACGGTACAGTCTCAGATACTTCGGGAATTCCTATTTCTACCGCACAGGAAGACCAGAGATGTCCAACTGTTGCATTTGATGGCACGAATTACCTTGTTGTCTGGGGAGACCTACGGGTTACCGGTACCTGTTCCGATATTTATGGTGTCCGAATGAATACTTCCGGTGCAATATTAGACTCTCCGGAGATACTCATTTCAACTGCACCAAATTGGCAGGAGGAACCTTTTATATGCTTTAATAATCCTTATTATCTGGTAGCATGGTTTGACTTCAGGAGTGATACCGGCGATATTTATGGCGCACGGATTAATACCGGTGGTATAGTTTTGGACACACAGGGAATTCCCCTATCAACTGCGCCATTTACACAGTTATATCCTTCTATAGGAACTGATAGCACAAATTACTTTTTAGTGTGGAGAGAGCGTATAGAAGACTATGAACATATTTATGGAGCACGAGTAGATACTTCCGGAACAGTTTTAGACCAAGGAGGAAATATTATCTCAACTACGGCATATTCTCAATATTCCCCTTCTGCAGCCTTTGACGGGATAAATTATTTTACAGTTTGGGAGGATTATCGTAATGACTTATGTCCGAATATTTATGGCGCTCGCATAAGCGGGAATAATACAATTTTAGACCCCCAAGGGATACGTATTTCAACCGCAAGCTATTCTCAGAGAAATCCTTCTGTTGCCTTTGATGGAACAAATTACTTTGTAGTCTGGGAAGGTAAGCAGTACGGCACTGATTATTATCACATTTATGGCACAAGAGTAACTCCAACCGGAAAAGTTTTAGATTCATTAGGTATAAGTATTTCTGATGACTCAACATGGCAGACAGGTACATCAGTAGCATTTGATGGTGTAAACTATTTAGTGGTATGGGGAAGTTGGAGGGGTGCTGCTAACATTTGTGGCGCCCGCGTAAATCCTTCCGGAACAGTTTTAGATACCGAAGAAATTCATATTTCTACTCTTCCCGATAGCTTCTTTTACGCGTGGTGTATACTATCGCCTCCTTCAATTGCCTTTAATGGGACTAATTATTTAGTAGTATATTCTATTCAGGATAATTGGAGCGCTTCTGCCGTTTATGCTAATCGAGTAAATCCTGAAGGCGTCGCATTAGACTCAAACGCAATACATATCACTCCTATAAGAAAGCAATATGTCTTTAACCCTAAAGTATCTTCGGATAGCGCTAACTATTTCGTAGTTTGGGAGGATTACCGTAGCTTCTATTTGGACATTTATGGTACCCGGGTGGATAATTCAGGAATAGTTTTAGATACCGGCGGACTTCCTATTTCTACTGCATCTTATAACCAAAGAACACCTTCCATTAACTTCGATGGCACCCATTATTTTGTACTATGGGATGACTATCGTAACGAATGTATAGATAATCCTGACATTTATGGCTCTCGAGTAAATACATCCGGCAAAGTAGTTGATTCTTTTGCTGTATCAACACAAATCGGTAATCAGAATACACCATCGGTTGTAAAAGGAGCGGATAACCAATTGCTTATTACATATTCCGGTTTTGTGCCTACTATTAACAACCGGCCTGCAAATACAATGCGTATATGGGGGAAATTCTACTCTGTGGTAGGGACGGAAGAACAATCCTACAAACAGGCATACTCCCTGAATATCTTTCCCAACCCGGTTATACGAAAAACAACCATCAATTATCAATTAGCCAATAAAACTCTTATCTCCCTTAAACTCTACGATTTAACCGGCAGATGCGTAAAGACCTTGGTTAATGGGGAGCAGATACCGGGATATTATAAAGCAGAACTGAATTCAAAAGACTATCCAACAGGCATATACTTTGCGAAATTCAAAGCAGGCAACTACAAGGAGACAAAAAAATTAATTCTAATGAAATGA